Part of the Verrucomicrobiota bacterium genome, AACACATAGGAAACAAGTTGAATCCTAAACTCAAGTGGAGAGTTCGGAATTGGGCTTGCTTCACGCCATCTTGATCCATGGCGTCGGATGAGTTGCCAACGCGGATGATATCTTTATTGAAAGCTCGCGTGATTCCGAAACTAAATCGAACGAAGTGCCAGCGGACTTCCGGCTTTTGCCTGCTGGAGGTGGTCACCTCGGTCGCGATCAGTGCGGTGGGAATCACGGGCGTGATTTCGGGATACATCCTGGCGGCGGAGCGTGCCGAATGGTCCGCCCTCTCGGCGGCGGCCAACGAGCAATCCATCCAACGGGTCGAACAAACGCGTGCGGCGAAGTGGGAACCGGGCGCCGCGTCTCCCCTCGACGAATTGGTCGCGACCCACTTTCCCATGCAGGTGGTCGAACTGAGCCTGCCTCGGAAAGGCACCAACGTGTCGTGGGCCACGAATCGCACCACCATCTCCACGATATCTTCAGACCCGCCCCTGAAGATGATTCGCTCGGAAACCACGTGGTCCTACTTATCCCGCGGTGTTTTCACGAATACCATCATCGCGTATCGAGCACCAGATTCATGAATGGCGAGTCTCGCCCGTTTCGTCTCTAGGAGCCCGCGCGAAGCCATTGCCCTCCAGGGCACGAGGAGCGATCGCGGTTCCATGTGGACACCTCCCGCGCGGTGGGTTTGCGAACCTTGGCGCAATCCGGCACAACCGACAGCATCGTAAATACCAACGAGCGCTGACGCTCACGCAGGTTCTCGTCGCCTCGACCCTCTTCATGTTTCTCGTCCTGGGTTTGATTTCCTCGAATTTCTTCGGACTCAAAGTTCTTGAAATCACTCAGTCGAAACTCGGCGCCAACGACTACAGCAAACGCGTCGTCGGGAGGTTGACCTCCACATTCAATCCGCCCGGTTGCTTTCCGTCGGCGACGGAACACTCTACGGAATGACCCCGGCCGCGGTGAATGCCAACCAGCAAGGCAATGCGGTTCAACTCCATTCCACCACCAACACAAACCAGTTCACCCGCTACTTTTGGGATGCCTCCGACCAATCCTTGAAGCGCGTCACCAACGGTTCCACCACGGCCGAAACCGTGGCTTCTTCCATCAGCAACCGGATTGTCTTCACGGTGGAGAATCACCGGGGAAACGTCCTGACCAATCCCCAGAATAATTTCGTCGTCGGAGTGGACCTGCAATTCTTCGAGTTACCCAATCCGCGCTCGCGGTTGGATGAGTCCACCCATTTCGATTCGTATCGAGTTCGAACCCGCATCGCGCGCCGTGCCACCGATTAAGAGGCATGAAACCGAGCCACGGAAACCCTAGCCGCAAAGGCTACGCTCTGATCATGGTGCTGGTCTTCACCGGCATCGGCCTGGCCATGGTGGGTGCCGCGCTCCGCTGGGCATCCAACAACGCGATGCTCACCCAGCGGAATAATCTTTTCATCAGCAACGTCTCCGTCGCCGAAGTCGCCACTCAGAAGGTCATCGCCAAGGTGGCCCAGGATTTCCAAACCAACGGTGAGTCCTACGTCTACGACAAGCTGGGGGACTACCGGCGGCTCGTGCCTGTTCCTTCGGAAAATCCCGTCTGGAGCAATTACCGGTTCAGCGACGGGCGCGGCAACACCGATCGCACTTTCGTGGAACGCCTCACCCCGCGCACCTATGGTCTCCTCACCACCAAATACACGGGACTCCAGGGCTATGGCGCGACGTATCGAGTCCTCTCCAATGCCCGCCTGCTCGCCAGTTCCTCGGGAAGCATGGTTTCCGCTGTGCGCCAGGACATTCAGCTCGCCGAAATTCCTCTCTTTGAATACGCGGCCTATTACGCCATTGATCTGGAAATCTGTCCCGGCTTCAACTTTGACATTCTAGGCCCGGTCCATTGCACGGAAAACCTCTACTTGCAGCCCGGCGGCGCGCGATTGTCCTTCGGCAGCCACGTCACCGCCGGCAAACAACTGGTGCAAGGCAAGAAACCCGGCGACCCCAACCTGCGCTCACCTGGAGTCATCGAGTTTCGGGGTGAACGCGACGGCGGCGTTCGCGCGGTCAATATCCCGATCGGCGTCCCCAACACTTCGAATAACCTCCGCCTTCTGGTCGAGATTCCTTCCACCGCTGAATCCCCATCCTCTCCGCTCGGGAAGCACCGCTTTTATAATCAAGCGGATTTGATCGTCCTCGTTTCGAACACCATCACCCGGGTCTTCAGCGGCGCTTACAATGGTTTTTCGACCGTCATCCCCGCCACCAATCTGTTCGACACCACCGTCATCGTCACCAATCGCACCGGGCGCGGGCGGGGACGGGGACGAAAAACTCGCGTGACCTACACCACCAACGTCTATGATGGCATCCTGTCGACGAACCAGATTTTTTACGACCGGCGCGAGAACCGAAATGTCCTGGCCACGGAATTCGATGTGGATGAAATGATCGATGTCATGCCCTATCTCGTCTCGGTGCTCGGCCGGCAACCCAGGGTCATTTACGTGGCCGATCACCGGTCCCAATCCTCCACCAACATGACCGCCCTCCGCATCGTCAATGCGGACACACTCCCCACAGGGGGATTGGCCATTGTCACCCCCAATCCAATGTACGTGGTCGGACATTTCAATGTGAGTCCGGATGAGATCGGAACCGCCAATACAGCCGGATCTCAGCCAGCCTTGCTGGTTTCAGATGCCATCACCATCCTCTCGACCAATTGGTCCGACATGAATAGCGGCCTCACGATTGCTAGTCGCGTAGCGCGCCCCACCACCGTCAATGCGGCCATGATTACCGGAATTGTCCCAACTCGGAGCGGCGCCTACAGCGGCGGGTTCGAAAACAGTCTCCGCCTGCTCGAAGACTGGAACGGACTCCGACTGAACTACAACGGGTCCATCGCCGTCCTTTACCAGAGTCTCTACGCCACGGCGCCGATCACCAGCGGTTCCACCATTTACCGTCCCCCCATTCGGAGTTTTGCCTACGATTCCAATTTCGACGACGTCAAAAAGCTCCCCCCGGCCACACCTTTCTTGCGCACCGTGATGCGCGCTTCCTACGCCCAAATCAAGCCGGACCTCATCGAGTAACCCGGCATGCGGCACCTCTGGACGCAAGTCATCGGTGCATGGTGCCTTCTCTGGGCACCCCACGGATTCTCTGCCGCCGAAGCCTCGGGGCGCGAAGCCGAGGGATTTCGCTTTTTCCATGGTCGTGAGGCGATGCCTGAAAACAGTGAGGTTGTCAGCGGCATCATCCTCACCCCAGCCGGACGTTTCGTTTTCCTGCCTCCTGCGGATTGGAATCTCCAAGTCAAATCCCGGGATAAGACATTGATCTTCCAAGGCACAGAACTCGGCTTGGTCCTCACCATGATCCTGGATCCGGGCCAAACCAACCTGCCCGCCTTCTCCGCCACTCAAGAATGGGAGTCGCTGGCGAGAAACAACGAAGATCCGGCAGGATGGACCCTCACCCCGCGAGGCGTTTTTTGGGCAGACGGCCTTGTTGGGCACGGCTTCGACTTGGTCCGGGCCACTCCAGGCAAACCCAAATTTCTCAAGCGAAGAGTGTTTTGCTCTAGCCCGGCCGGACTCATGCGTTTTGAACTGGCCGGACATCCCGATTCCGTTGAAAAGCATCACCCCCTCCTCGCCTCCCTGGTGGGATCGCTCCGATTTGAGGCACCACTCGAAAAGGCTGCCCCGCCCCCCTCGCCTTGATTGAAGCGGGCGGTCACTGACCCGGCCCAAAGCGTTCGCGCGACCAAGGGCATCGCGGTCCGAAGCCAGGCACCGCGATGGATCAGGACCGGGCGACCGGACCGCAGCATTTCGCCATTCCTGGTGGGCGACCAAACTTGCCTTCCCCGTGAGGTTGGGGGCTCGCATCCGTGGATCCCGATGTTGTTGGTAGGGCGGGCCTGTCCCAGCCCGCCGCCCACGGGATGCAAAACATCATGCTCCGGCGGCGCGCCGGGACGGACGCGCCCTACCTGCATCACCGGCAACATCGGGATGCACCGGGCTCGCATCCCCCCGGGTCTGAACGCTCGACAGTCGCCATTTCCTCGCGCATTTTCCTCCGCAATGTCCACGCCGCCTTCGTTGCCAACGATGATGAAAGGGGCCGTTTTTCTACGCCGGCTTGCGAGCACCGCGGTGCTTTGGACCACGATTCTCACCGCCCTTTTCTCAGGTTACGAGAGCCTTTCCAACGCGGTTTTCATTGTGATTTTGCTCGCGCTGGGAACTTCGGGACTATGGGAGTTTTACGACCTGGCAGGCAAGCGGGGCTATCCCTGTTATCGAGGCTGGGGCATTTTCGGAGGACTCCTCCTCTTGTTCAGCACCTTTCTTTGGCTTACCCAACGACTTGGACCCGTGCTCCAGCCTGCCAAGGCCAATGATTTTGAAACCGGATTCCTCGTGCTGTTCGTGCTCGGGCTTTGCCTGAGGCAGTTCTTCAATCGCGAGAATCCGGACGGACTGCTCGCCATTTCCGTCACCCTGTTCGGGCTCATGTATGTGCCCTGGTTGTTGAATTTCCTTCAGAAAATCACGTTTCATCCCAAGCTGGGTGGAGACGGCAAATTCTATCTCCTCTACTTCATCGTGGTTACAAAGTTCAGCGACATTGGCGCTTATGTCGTCGGCTCGATGATCGGGAAACACAAAATGATTCCGCGCATCAGCCCCGGCAAGACGTGGGAAGGATTCGCCGGCGCCATTCTGGTCTCCACCGGAGTCAGCCTCTTGTTCGCCCACTTGGCCGGAAGCCACCTTTACGGAATGAATTTCCTCCACGCCCTCATCCTCGGCATCCTGCTGAGCGTTTCGGCCGTGCTGGGCGATCTGATCGAGTCCCTCTTCAAGCGCGAAGCCGGAGTGAAGGACTCAGGACGGCTCTTTCCAGGGATTGGCGGCATTTTGGACCTTCTCGACAGCCTGCTGTTCAATGCCCCACTGATGTACCTTTACCTGCGCCACGTGCTCACGCACCCATGATCTCGCACTGCTATTCATTCTTGACCGGAGCGCGGCTGTGTCGTCCCGACCCACCGCAGCCGATTCTACGGAAAATGGCCGCCTCACCAGGGCCGACCGCTGCGGCTGGGGCTTCGCACAGAGCCGCGTTCCGCAAAATGAGGATTGCTGGCCACGCGGGGATCCCGCTTGCACCCGTGAGCCGGAGCATGAGAAACATGCCGTCACCATTCACCGCTCGCCTATGAATTCCTATTCAACTGCTTCCGCACCCACCCGTCGCACGTTCTTGAAAGGCGTCGCCGCCCTCGCCGGCGCCGGTGTCGTCGATCAAATTTCAGCCCGAGCAGCGAACCCCCAGCATCGCTTGAAACTGGGCTTCGACAATTTCGCGGTCCGCGACATGAAATGGAACGCGGTTCAACTCATCGAGTACGGCGCGAAACTCAAGGTGGATTCCATTTTCATCACGGATTTCGGCCCCTTCGAAAAACGAGACGACGCCTCCCTGGGCGAGATCCGCAAGCGCGCCGAGGATCAGGGCATGCAAATCCAATTGGGCAGTTGGAGCATTTGCCCGACCGCCAAATCATTCCGAAAGGATTGGGGCACCGCCGAGGAACATCTCCGCCTTGGCCTGCGCATGGCGAAAGCGCTGGGGTCTCCCGTCTTTCGCGTCATCCTCGGCAACGGGGACGACCGCAAGAGCGCCGGCGGCATCGAAGCCCGCATCGAGGACACCGTGGCCGTCTGCCGGGCCTGCCGCAACCAATCGCTCGATTCCGGCGTCAAAATCGCCGTCGAAAATCACGCGGGCGACATGCAGGCCCGCGAATTGGTCACCCTGATCGAAGCCGCCGGACGCGACTACGTTGGCGCCAACCTCGATTCAGGCAACGCCTGCTGGACCATGGAAGATCCGCTCCGCAATCTCGAAATCCTCGGTCCCTACGTGCTCACCACCAGCCTGCGCGATTCCATGATTTGGGAGTACGAGAAAGGAGTTGCCGTGCAATGGACCGCGATGGGGGAAGGCATCGTCGATTTCAAATCCTTCTTCGAACACTTCATCCGGGTCTGCCCCAACGCACCGGTCCACATCGAGACCATCTCGGGCTTCACCCGGCGTTTAGCCCTGTTTGAAAACGAGTTCTGGACGCATTGGCCGAAGATGGAAGCCCGGGATCTCGCCCGCTTCATGGCCCTCGCCAAGAAAGGCAAAGCCATCCCCGAGTTCCGCGCGCCCAACCCTCAAGCCGGCCAGGAATATCAAAAAGGCGAAATCGAACGCAGCATCGCCTACTGCAAGAACACTCTCGGTCTGGGACGAAGAATGTGAGGGTTCAAGATGCTCTCAACTTCCGCGTCCCTCAGACTCCGGCAACCGAATCGAATCGGCCACGAGGCAGTCGTTCTCGCAATGACATGAAACAAAACGATCTGCCTCTTCTCGACATTCCCAAAGTGAAGCTTCAACAACGATCGAAATAGCAGGTGCGTGATTTCACCTCATCCTGTGGACGATACGGGGTG contains:
- a CDS encoding phosphatidate cytidylyltransferase, with protein sequence MLLVGRACPSPPPTGCKTSCSGGAPGRTRPTCITGNIGMHRARIPPGLNARQSPFPRAFSSAMSTPPSLPTMMKGAVFLRRLASTAVLWTTILTALFSGYESLSNAVFIVILLALGTSGLWEFYDLAGKRGYPCYRGWGIFGGLLLLFSTFLWLTQRLGPVLQPAKANDFETGFLVLFVLGLCLRQFFNRENPDGLLAISVTLFGLMYVPWLLNFLQKITFHPKLGGDGKFYLLYFIVVTKFSDIGAYVVGSMIGKHKMIPRISPGKTWEGFAGAILVSTGVSLLFAHLAGSHLYGMNFLHALILGILLSVSAVLGDLIESLFKREAGVKDSGRLFPGIGGILDLLDSLLFNAPLMYLYLRHVLTHP
- a CDS encoding sugar phosphate isomerase/epimerase, translating into MNSYSTASAPTRRTFLKGVAALAGAGVVDQISARAANPQHRLKLGFDNFAVRDMKWNAVQLIEYGAKLKVDSIFITDFGPFEKRDDASLGEIRKRAEDQGMQIQLGSWSICPTAKSFRKDWGTAEEHLRLGLRMAKALGSPVFRVILGNGDDRKSAGGIEARIEDTVAVCRACRNQSLDSGVKIAVENHAGDMQARELVTLIEAAGRDYVGANLDSGNACWTMEDPLRNLEILGPYVLTTSLRDSMIWEYEKGVAVQWTAMGEGIVDFKSFFEHFIRVCPNAPVHIETISGFTRRLALFENEFWTHWPKMEARDLARFMALAKKGKAIPEFRAPNPQAGQEYQKGEIERSIAYCKNTLGLGRRM